One stretch of Podospora pseudoanserina strain CBS 124.78 chromosome 4, whole genome shotgun sequence DNA includes these proteins:
- the HUL5 gene encoding ubiquitin-protein ligase (E3) (antiSMASH:Cluster_4; COG:O; EggNog:ENOG503NTYZ) yields the protein MFSTFTGQSTGRRRNVNLSGNTAHNPWAAPATLGASTTVSRAAAEREKRQREKEKLRAAERIQRVWRGSQIRQHLRAQDRAAIDDLYHHNQNDLERRSAKALPLLLRSFQSKNHNDRRRMVWLCRDLCNSSLHLFRSQGAEGFQLDRLVRKLTGALQKELNMGPDIHVVLSVLLEVMDLRPQAIGHVLDQYYRVMANYCNLAPSLQQPFTLLSQAVTKPLSVGTFPEAFLSKAYHAFAFDFLATPDLNMFESNLYLFCADIDLDRLSDTLASEKFEATQLDVPRARLLWLLAHLIALQEAKQQQNVHASYLGVLCSLLSVLSDQIQLAAEPVADAGLDGEDDVAQGTLPAYVSGKLALLTTSRAITGLLETSAPFSLGHESSSLGDASPYAGYVLTLLSCFPNASEEIRMRLFYSNVPTRTGRVPALEYLWQVMKRTAVFRSIASESEAALGILKSAPQTSNLHGENDSWHQQWRTILLFLELYVFVLKVTDDADFFAILEGDKPGNGTAGEDLPRTRSSGLDMESVKKLTLFLKHLGFVLYYNMAELLASWASSRNLRGLSRPSMFVVTAGVGLDKVRGLVLAAMRGLYERDSRRPFLPKDHWLMTEKFDMAGFKEAVVVEAERQRALGHAEGEEDEGMGEEEEHEPEERDWRHGPHRTVGRQALLEARQKLAAREQARAKVAPKLEVLKNLPFVVPFDQRVMIFRQFITLDKLRRRSGHADPDSWRMMMLEADPTRNSLARHQALIRRGSLFRDAQGSLYPLEEAIKEPVQITFLDQWGMQEAGIDGGGVTKEFLTSVIAEMLSDTSLFVANSKNAYYPNPLIVEQWLALARKRGLSESETRTKLLRQYEFAGRLIGKCMYEGILINVVFAGFFLLKWTTADTKQASLNDLRELDEELYRGLLFLKNNEDQVDDMGLNFALDVDISTPEDKQPNIVSRPLCPNGNNIPVTKGNRLKYIVQLAKYKLALQPFAQTQAFLKGLKMVIEPGWLSMFNQNELQRLVGGDSGAIDVDDLRRNTVYSGPYQIGDDGQEHETVKLFWEVMEEFGDEERREVLQYVTSTPRAPLLGFSQLFPRFTIGYGGQDEDRLPSASTCINLLKLPRYSRKGVLREKLLYAVKSGAGFDLS from the exons atGTTTTCTACCTTCACCGGTCAGTCGACCGGGAGACGTCGTAACGTCAACCTCAGTGGAAACACAGCACATAATCCATGGGCCGCTCCGGCAACACTAGGtgcctccaccaccgtaTCAAGAGCGGCAGCCGAACGCGAAAAGAGGCAGAGagaaaaggagaagctcaGGGCTGCTGAGCGTATCCAGAGAGTATGGCGGGGCAGTCAGATTAGGCAACATCTCAGGGCCCAAGATCGCGCCGCCATCGACGACCTGTACCACCATAACCAAAACGACCTCGAAAGGAGATCCGCCAAAGCACTTCCCCTACTGCTGAGGTCCTTCCAAAGTAAGAACCACAATGACCGTCGACGAATGGTGTGGCTCTGTCGCGATCTTTGCAACTCGAGCCTCCATTTGTTCCGGTCCCAGGGAGCGGAAGGATTTCAACTTGACAGGCTTGTTCGGAAGCTCACAGGCGCACTGCAGAAAGAATTAAATATGGGCCCTGATATCCACGTTGTGCTCTCCGTACTTCTGGAAGTTATGGACCTTCGACCACAAGCTATTGGGCATGTTCTCGATCAATATTACAGGGTGATGGCTAATTACTGCAACCTTGCCCCGAGCTTGCAGCAGCCGTTTACGCTGCTCAGCCAGGCGGTCACAAAACCACTATCAGTGGGGACCTTCCCAG AAGCATTCCTGAGCAAAGCCTATCATGCCTTTGCTTTTGACTTCTTGGCAACACCAGACTTGAACATGTTTGAGAGCAACCTCTACCTATTTTGTGCCGATATCGACCTAGACCGCCTCTCGGATACGCTCGCCTCTGAGAAGTTTGAGGCCACACAGTTAGACGTACCCAGAGCTAGATTGCTATGGCTTTTGGCGCACTTGATTGCACTTCAAGAggcaaagcagcagcaaaacgTACATGCCAGCTACCTCGGCGTCCTCTGCTCCCTTTTATCCGTCCTTTCAGACCAGATTCAGCTTGCAGCGGAACCGGTTGCCGATGCTGGGCtcgatggtgaggatgacgtGGCTCAGGGGACCCTGCCGGCGTATGTCTCGGGTAAGCTAGCCTTGCTGACAACGTCGAGGGCCATTACTGGGCTGCTCGAGACTTCTGCTCCATTTTCCCTAGGCCACGAGTCAAGCTCACTTGGCGATGCTAGTCCCTATGCTGGCTATGTCCTGACATTGCTATCCTGCTTCCCCAACGCGAGCGAAGAAATTCGCATGCGTCTGTTCTACTCGAATGTTCCGACAAGGACGGGTAGGGTGCCTGCGTTGGAATATTTGTGGCAGGTGATGAAGCGGACGGCGGTGTTTAGAAGCATCGCGTCCGAGTCGGAAGCCGCGTTGGGGATTCTCAAGTCGGCGCCGCAGACGTCGAATCTGCATGGGGAAAATGACTCGTGGCATCAGCAGTGGAGGACAATTTTGCTGTTTTTGGAGCTTTATGTGTTTGTGCTCAAGGTGACGGATGATGCCGACTTCTTTGCGATACTGGAGGGTGACAAGCCGGGGAATGGAACGGCTGGGGAGGAtttgccgaggacgaggtcgagTGGCTTGGACATGGAGAGTGTCAAGAAGCTGACGTTGTTTCTGAAGCACTTGGGGTTTGTGCTTTATTACAACATGGCTGAGTTGTTGGCTTCGTGGGCTTCGTCGAGGAATTTGAGGGGTCTGAGTAGGCCGTCGATGTTTGTGGTGAcggcgggggtgggtttggataaggtgagggggttggtccTGGCGGCTATGAGGGGGTTGTACGAGCGGGATTCTCGGAGACCCTTTCTGCCCAAGGACCACTGGTTGATGACGGAGAAGTTTGATATGGCTGGGTTCAAGGAGGCGGtcgtggtggaggcggagcgGCAGAGGGCGCTTGGGCatgctgagggggaggaagatgaggggatgggtgaggaggaggagcatgagCCAGAGGAACGGGATTGGCGGCATGGACCACATCGGACTGTGGGTCGACAAGCGCTGCTTGAGGCGCGACAGAAGCTAGCCGCGAGGGAACAGGCCCGGGCCAAGGTGGCACCGAAACTGGAGGTTCTGAAGAATCTTCCGTTTGTGGTTCCGTTTGACCAGCGGGTGATGATCTTTCGGCAGTTTATCACTCTTGACAAGCTGCGGAGGAGAAGTGGCCATGCGGACCCGGACAGCTGGCGcatgatgatgctggaggCTGATCCCACCAGGAACTCATTGGCGAGGCACCAAGCCCTGATCAGGCGAGGGAGCTTGTTCCGGGATGCGCAGGGAAGTCTGTACCCGCTGGAAGAGGCAATCAAGGAGCCGGTGCAGATTACTTTTCTGGATCAATGGGGGATGCAAGAGGCGGGGATTGACGGGGGCGGAGTGACGAAGGAGTTCTTGACAAGTGTGATTGCCGAGATGCTGTCCGACACCAGCTTGTTCGTCGCCAACAGCAAGAACGCATACTACCCAAACCCTCTGATAGTCGAGCAGTGgttggctttggcgaggaagcGTGGTCTCAGCGAGTCTGAGACCAGGACCAAGTTGCTCAGACAGTATGAATTCGCCGGACGGCTCATTGGAAAATGCATGTATGAGGGGATCCTCATCAATGTCGTTTTTGCCGGTTTCTTCCTGCTCAAGTGGACGACAGCGGATACCAAACAAGCCAGCCTGAATGATCTGAGAGAGCTGGACGAAGAGCTCTACCGGGGATTGCTGTTCTTGAAGAACAACGAAGACCAGGTGGACGACATGGGCTTGAACTTTGCCCTGGATGTCGACATTTCAACGCCAGAGGATAAGCAGCCCAATATTGTCTCTCGACCGCTCTGCCCCAACGGCAATAACATTCCCGTCACGAAGGGGAACAGGTTAAAGTACATTGTCCAGCTGGCCAAGTACAAGCTCGCCCTGCAACCTTTTGCGCAGACGCAGGCTTTCCTTAAGGGTCTCAAGATGGTGATTGAGCCGGGGTGGCTGAGCATGTTCAACCAGAACGAGCTTCAGCGGCTGGTGGGCGGGGACAGCGGAGCGATCGATGTGGATGATTTGAGGAGGAACACGGTGTACAGCGGGCCTTACCAGATTGGGGACGACGGTCAGGAGCACGAGACGGTGAAGCTGTTTTGGGAGGTAatggaggagtttggggacgaggagaggagggaggtgctGCAGTATGTGACGAGCACGCCGAGGGCGCCGCTGCTGGGGTTCAGCCAGCTTTTTCCGAGGTTCACGATTGGGTATGGGGGGCAGGATGAGGACAGGCTGCCGAGCGCGAGTACGTGTATCAATTTGTTGAAGCTGCCGAGGTATAGtcggaagggggtgttgagggagaagttGTTGTATGCGGTGAAGAGTGGGGCGGGGTTTGATTTGAGTTGA
- a CDS encoding hypothetical protein (antiSMASH:Cluster_4; COG:A; EggNog:ENOG503NWBG), with protein sequence MSITRPANFSTAILRHDGKVSIDFGSPHVQNTVNMSTELEAERQEYENQLELVVTSLKDDPDNTELQTLKGDLEGMIQMINDSIAELKPKSAPAPPKRQPSPPPAPKEKWSRENHPAFKKAGPEAAEEKESDVVVNYQVNDTVMAKWATGDKGFYPARITSVTGSKTAPIYTVKFKSYDTVETLRAKDIKPMPAQKRKADGISTAPTAGPSSSSSTPAYGSGSATPTVNNGIVKSAPADMYPQAQAAAENNPDEKPKPKFKKIKATKELEAGKNKWQEFTQKGKFGKAAKKESMFRTPEGVKGRVGFTGSGQTMRKDPTRSRHIYQPNEDLD encoded by the exons ATGAGCATCACGCGCCCCGCCAACTTTTCAACTGCCATCCTTCGACACGACGGTAAAGTATCCATCGACTTTGGATCTCCGCACGTGCAAAACACAGTCAACATGAGCACTGAACTAGAAGCCGAGAGACAAGAGTACGAGAATCAG CTCGAACTCGTCGTCACATCGCTCAAAGATGATCCCGATAACACCGAACTCCAGACCCTTAAGGGTGACCTTGAGGGCATGATCCAGATGATCAATGATTCCATCGCTGAGTTGAAGCCTAAATCCGCGCCCGCGCCGCCGAAGCGAcagccctccccaccgccagcgccAAAGGAGAAGTGGTCGCGAGAGAACCACCCAGCCTTCAAGAAAGCCGGCCCCgaagcggccgaggagaaggagtcgGACGTCGTTGTAAACTACCAAGTCAACGACACAGTGATGGCCAAATGGGCGACAGGCGACAAGGGCTTCTACCCGGCGAGAATCACATCAGTTACCGGTTCCAAGACCGCGCCGATTTACACTGTCAAGTTCAAGAGCTATGATACGGTTGAGACGTTGAGAGCGAAGGATATAAAGCCCATGCCTGCCCAGAAGCGCAAGGCTGATGGGATCAGCACAGCGCCTACAGCCggcccatcttcttcatcatctaCCCCAGCCTACGGTTCGGGTTCTGCGACGCCAACAGTGAACAATGGGATCGTCAAGTCTGCTCCTGCTGACATGTACCCCCAGGCGCAGGCCGCGGCGGAGAACAACCCAGACGAGAAGCCGAAACCGAAGTTCAAGAAGATAAAGGCGacgaaggagctggaggcggggaagaaTAAGTGGCAGGAGTTTACTCAAAAGGGAAAGTTTGGGAAAGCTGCGAAGAAGGAGAGCATGTTCCGCACGCCGGAGGGTGTCAAGGGGAGAG TCGGGTTTACTGGCTCTGGCCAGACCATGCGCAAAGACCCTACCCGCAGTCGGCACATCTACCAACCCAACGAAGATCTGGATTGA
- the PAB1 gene encoding Protein phosphatase PP2A regulatory subunit B (antiSMASH:Cluster_4; EggNog:ENOG503NXFC; COG:A), with product MIVHPPPPSPATPPLAPPPPNTRTTNSPQRHSSHRSLTVSTHLLDPAIIMAAPVASGAVDQLAADLGNTSLNGGENRNAPAIDTNVAAGQFQNEDQEGAGPTPNSAAPHPQSSASLYVGELDPSVTEAMLFELFSQIGSVASIRVCRDAVTRRSLGYAYVNYNATADGEKALEDLNYTLIKGRPCRIMWSQRDPALRKTGQGNVFIKNLDVAIDNKALHDTFAAFGNILSCKVAQDENGNSKGYGFVHYETDEAAANAIKHVNGMLLNEKKVYVGYHIPKKDRQSKFEEMKANFTNVYVKNIPAEVTDEEFRELFAKYGDVTSSSLARSDEGKSRGFGFVNFTTHEAASKAVEELNGKDFRGQELYVGRAQKKHEREEELRRSYEAARQEKANKYQGVNLYIKNLGDDVDDDKLRQMFSEYGPITSAKVMRDSVVESAAEDEKDKENKKEGEEEKEGETAEKKAESKEKRKLGKSKGFGFVCFSNPDDATKAVTEMNQRMIDNKPLYVALAQRKDVRKSQLEASIQARNQLRMQQAAAQAGIPQQFMQQPVYYAPGQQPGFMPPAGGRGMPFAQGAMGIPPQGGRPGQYPPYAGQQGGRGGMPPQQMPIYPMGAFPPNFAQPNNPQFLAAMQQIQAAAIQGGRGGPGPRGVQGMPPQIPGGPVAGFPPNGRSQNGMGRGAGGNRGGFAGGRGGAPSAGPADVNIAAVLHTQLAAAASPAQQKQILGESLFPKIQAIQPELAGKITGMLLEMENQELINLIEDEAALNAKVGEAMNVYDEYVKTQATGEAKGEEPKAEEKAEEKA from the exons ATGATcgtccacccaccaccaccatcgccagcgACCCCTCCGCTggcacccccaccacccaacacgCGAACAACAAATTCTCCACAAAGACACAGCTCCCACAGATCACTGACCGTGTCCACTCATCTTCTAGACCCAGCTATCATAATGGCCGCTCCCGTTGCCTCTGGCGCTGTCGACCAGCTTGCCGCTGATCTCGGCAACACTAGCCTCAACGGCGGTGAGAACCGCAATGCCCCCGCCATCGATACCAACGTGGCTGCTGGCCAGTTCCAGAACGAGGACCAGGAGGGCGCCGGCCCTACCCCCAACTCGGCCGCTCCTCACCCCCAGTCCTCGGCCTCCCTCTACGTCGGCGAGCTGGACCCGTCTGTGACTGAGGCCATGCTCTTCGAGCTCTTCTCCCAGATCGGCTCCGTTGCCTCGATTCGTGTCTGCCGCGACGCCGTCACTCGTCGCTCTCTCGGCTATGCCTATGTGAACTACAATGCCACTGCCGACGGCGAGAAGGCCCTCGAGGACCTCAACTACACTCTCATCAAGGGCCGCCCCTGCCGCATCATGTGGTCTCAGCGTGACCCTGCTCTGCGCAAGACTGGCCAGGGCAACGTCTTTATTAAGAACCTTGATGTCGCCATCGACAACAAGGCGCTTCACGACACCTTCGCTGCTTTCGGTAACATCCTGAGCTGCAAGGTCGCCCAGGACGAGAACGGCAACTCCAAGGGTTACGGTTTCGTTCACTACGAGACCGACGAGGCTGCCGCCAACGCCATCAAGCATGTCAACGGCATGCTTCTCAACGAGAAGAAGGTCTATGTCGGCTACCACATCCCCAAGAAGGATCGCCAGAGCAAGtttgaggagatgaaggccaACTTCACCAACGTCTACGTCAAGAACATCCCCGCCGAGGTCACCGACGAGGAGTTCCGTGAGCTCTTCGCCAAGTACGGCGatgtcacctcctcctcccttgcCCGCTCTGACGAAGGCAAGAGCCGTGGCTTTGGCTTTGTCAACTTCACTACTCACGAAGCTGCTTCcaaggctgttgaggagCTCAACGGCAAGGATTTCCGTGGTCAGGAGCTGTATGTCGGCCGTGCCCAGAAGAAGCACGAgcgcgaggaggagctccgCAGGTCTTATGAGGCTGCTCGCCAGGAGAAGGCTAACAAATACCAAGGCGTCAACCTCTACATCAAGAACCTcggagatgatgttgatgatgacaagcTCCGCCAGATGTTCTCCGAGTACGGCCCCATCACCTCAGCCAAGGTCATGCGCGACAGCGTAGTTGAGTCCGCCgctgaggatgagaaggacaaggagaacaagaaggagggcgaggaggagaaggagggcgaaaccgccgagaagaaggccgagtcCAAGGAGAAGCGCAAGCTCGGCAAGAGCAAGGGCTTCGGTTTCGTCTGCTTCAGCAACCCCGACGATGCCACCAAGGCCGTCACCGAGATGAACCAGCGCATGATTGACAACAAGCCCCTCTACGTCGCTCTCGCTCAGCGCAAGGATGTTCGCAAGAGCCAGCTCGAGGCCAGCATCCAAGCCCGCAACCAGCTCCGCATGCAGCAGGCTGCCGCCCAGGCTGGTATTCCTCAGCAGTTTATGCAACAGCCAGTTTACTATGCTCCCGGGCAGCAGCCTGGCTTTATGCCCCCCGCCGGCGGCCGCGGCATGCCCTTCGCTCAGGGAGCTATGGGCATCCCTCCCCAGGGTGGTCGTCCCGGCCAGTACCCTCCCTACGCTGGTCAGCAGGGCGGCCGTGGCGGCATGCCTCCCCAGCAGATGCCCATCTACCCCATGGGTGCTTTCCCTCCCAACTTTGCCCAGCCCAATAACCCTCAGTTCCTTGCTGCCATGCAGCAGATCCAGGCTGCTGCTATCCAAGGTGGCCGTGGCGGTCCTGGCCCTCGTGGCGTGCAGGGCATGCCTCCTCAGATCCCCGGTGGCCCCGTCGCCGGCTTCCCTCCCAACGGCAGATCCCAGAACGGCATGGGCCGTGGTGCCGGCGGCAACCGCGGTGGCTTTGCCGGCGGCCGTGGCGGTGCTCCCTCCGCTGGTCCCGCCGATGTGAACATCGCCGCTGTTCTCCACACCCAgctcgccgctgccgcttCTCCTGCCCAGCAGAAGCAGATCCTCGGCGAGAGCCTCTTCCCCAAGATCCAGGCCATCCAGCCCGAGCTCGCTGGCAAAATCACCGGCATGCtcttggagatggagaaccAGGAGCTCATCAACCT CatcgaggatgaggctgcTCTCAACGCCAAGGTCGGCGAGGCCATGAACGTCTATGACGAGTACGTCAAGACTCAAGCCACTGGCGAGGCCAAGGGTGAGGAgcccaaggccgaggagaaggccgaggagaaggcttAG
- a CDS encoding hypothetical protein (EggNog:ENOG503P81U; antiSMASH:Cluster_4) encodes MTTPVPTPLLKLPLLLHLLTETPASLSFLFFPHSQLPSASPQALLILQNYGGLLLSTNLITLIFLLRPNFDSLSALVALSLGSYHIWPIYRACARLNLAQGKRKNEEKILGGPVVHFWVHVFCLVSLVGSGVFGLG; translated from the coding sequence atgACAACCCCCGTCCCTACTCCCCTCCTtaaactccccctcctcctccacctcctgaCCGAaacccccgcctccctctcctttttgttcttcccccattcccaactCCCCTCCGCATCCCCccaagccctcctcatcctccaaaaCTACggcggcctcctcctctcgaCCAACCTAATcaccctcatcttcctcctccgaccAAACTTCGACTCTTTATCTGCGCTTGTGGCGCTGTCACTGGGGAGTTACCACATCTGGCCTATCTACCGGGCTTGTGCCCGGCTCAACCTCGCACaagggaagaggaaaaaCGAAGAGAAAATCCTGGGGGGACCGGTGGTGCACTTTTGGGTTCATGTCTTTTGTCTAGTTTCGCTGGTCGGGAGTGGGGTTTTTGGGCTGGGGTGA
- the BFR2 gene encoding rRNA-processing protein bfr2 (antiSMASH:Cluster_4; BUSCO:EOG09262WSH; EggNog:ENOG503NVS0; COG:K; COG:U) has product MAPVAKKVKPSKRFAQFDEKVIARDFDIENEPQSEDERSGSDESEDELAGTEHYVAVGKSKLREKEGIKLGPEYRGARVSRAALEQSSDEYDDEEDEEEEEFDDPSMADLERDQNFDDDFEIDSDNALGESDEERFRDYVFRASSKPKLEKAKANGKAKEELKTKGRISKRPTAADFMTSSGEEDKGEEEDEDSEEYDSVADGNEMFDLEAGEGSDDSEEDSEEGEEGNDDEDEDEEEEEEEDDDDDQDDFRRALKNDKKFNEDPDNSKLREALKEDKKSIVSAMSQAAKADADKGMAVRVQRRAFDSILNLRIRLQKALVASNTFNEVENNQEISNKPYQAAEEAAVKLWNTIDSVRTSFLPEQARAKVGEKRKRDTIDVDTSSQEIWENMLATEEVALAHRRKVLEKWSERVKKNTTTGAATRNLVKNESQTLLSALDSQLVSSDRLVKRARIPRSCAPAQAAKKVEEDVEIYDDADFYQLLLKELVDQRSADTGAPGESVTTVRWAALKEAKVRKQVDRKASKGRKLRYTVHEKLQNFMAPEDRRQWEEHAIDRLFGALFGQKLALKEEDDKEEEEDDDEEMGGVSLEEAGLKLFRS; this is encoded by the exons ATGGCGCCAGTAGCAAAGAAAGTAAAGCCCTCGAAGCGGTTCGCGCAGTTCGACGAGAAGGTTATCGCAAGGGATTTCGACATTGAGAACGAGCCTCAATCCGAAGATGAGCGCAGTGGGAGCGACGAGTCGGAGGATGAGTTGGCGGGGACGGAGCACTATGTTGCTGTCGG CAAGAGCAAACTCCGCGAGAAAGAAGGCATCAAGCTCGGCCCTGAATACCGCGGCGCGCGGGTGAGTCGAGCGGCGCTGGAACAGAGTAGTGATGAgtatgatgatgaagaggatgaagaggaagaagagtttGACGATCCCTCCATGGCCGACCTCGAGCGCGATCAGAACTTTGACGACGACTTCGAGATTGATAGCGACAATGCGCTTGGCGAAAGTGATGAGGAAAGATTCAGGGACTATGTCTTCCGTGCTAGCTCTAAGCCTAAGTTAGAGAAGGCGAAGGCGAATGGGAAGGCGAAAGAGGAGCTGAAGACCAAGGGGAGGATTTCCAAAAGGCCGACGGCTGCTGATTTCATGACTTCTTcgggtgaggaggataaaggcgaggaagaagatgaggactctgag GAATACGACTCGGTGGCGGATGGAAACGAGATGTTTGACTTGGAGGCGGGAGAAGGGTCTGACGACTCAGAGGAGGATagcgaagagggtgaggagggcaatgacgacgaggatgaagatgaggaggaggaggaggaggaggacgacgacgacgaccaagACGACTTCCGCAGGGCCCTCAAGAACGACAAAAAGTTCAACGAAGACCCCGACAATTCCAAGCTTCGCGAAGCCCTCAAGGAAGACAAAAAGTCCATTGTCTCTGCCATGTCTCAGGCTGCCAAAGCAGACGCTGACAAGGGGATGGCCGTCCGCGTCCAGCGCCGCGCCTTTGactccatcctcaacctccgCATTCGCCTCCAAAAAGCTCTGGTtgcctccaacaccttcaacGAGGTGGAAAACAACCAAGAAATCTCCAACAAGCCGTACCAAGCAGCCGAGGAGGCCGCTGTCAAGCTCTGGAATACAATCGATAGTGTCCGCACCAGCTTCCTGCCCGAACAGGCCCGTGCCAAGGTTGgcgagaagagaaagagggaTACCATCGATGTCGACACTTCCAGCCAAGAGATATGGGAGAATATGCTTGCCACCGAGGAAGTCGCCCTTGCTCACAGACGCAAGGTCCTAGAGAAGTGGTCCGAAAGAGTCAAGAAGAACACGACCACCGGCGCCGCAACCCGCAACCTCGTCAAGAACGAATCTCAAACTCTTCTTTCCGCCCTCGACAGTCAGCTTGTCTCCTCGGATCGTCTTGTCAAGCGCGCCCGTATCCCCCGCTCCTGCGCTCCTGCCCAAGCCGCCAAgaaggtggaagaagacgtCGAGATCTACGACGATGCCGACTTTTACCAATTGCTGCTCAAGGAGTTGGTTGACCAGCGCTCTGCGGACACTGGTGCTCCAGGAGAGTCGGTCACTACTGTGAGATGGGCTGCCttgaaggaggccaaggtACGGAAGCAGGTGGATAGAAAAGCTAGCAAGGGGAGAAAGCTGCGGTATACAGTGCATGAGAAGCTCCAAAACTTCATGGCGCCCGAGGACAGGAGACAATGGGAAGAACATGCTATTGATCGGTTGTTTGGGGCACTGTTTGGGCAAAAGCTGGCactcaaggaggaggatgacaaggaagaagaggaggacgacgacgaggagatggGTGGTGTTAGCCttgaggaggcggggttGAAGTTGTTCAGGAGCTGA
- a CDS encoding hypothetical protein (antiSMASH:Cluster_4; COG:D; EggNog:ENOG503NVRH), translating to MPTKLPPSTLLVPRRFFSSTTPKHSHENPLGLPQKGTIPRFQRGLPAKRPIPSVAHIIAISSAKGGVGKSTIAANLSLAFTRLGHRTGLLDTDLFGPSVPTLFSLNSPPNLTPKNQLIPLTNYGVKTMSIGYLIGSESAPIVWRGPMLLKAIQQLLHDVDWSPGLDVLVLDLPPGTGDVQLSITQQIPLSGAVIVTTPHTLAVKDAVKGVEMFEKVNVPVLGLVQNMSLFTCPCCSTKTPVFGGTEGVNKMCEDYGMEFLGDVPLHPNIGEDASRGKPTVVAEPESERAGVFMDVARRLGEKIGLGGGSGDEVMGGKA from the exons ATGCCAACAAAACTCCCCCCTTCGACCCTGTTGGTCCCCAGGAGGttcttctcatcaaccacgcCAAAACATAGCCATGAGAACCCTCTT GGCCTCCCCCAAAAAGGCACCATCCCCCGCTTCCAACGCGGCCTCCCAGCCAAACGCCCCATCCCCTCAGTCGCccacatcatcgccatctcTTCCGCCAAAGGCGGCGTAGGCAAATCCACCATCGcagccaacctctccctcgccttcacCCGCCTAGGCCACCGCACcggcctcctcgacaccGACCTCTTCGGCCCCTCCGTAccaaccctcttctccctcaactcccccccgaacctcacccccaaaaaccagCTCATCCCCCTGACCAACTACGGCGTCAAGACAATGTCAATAGGGTACCTCATCGGCTCCGAATCCGCCCCCATCGTCTGGCGAGGACCCATGCTTCTAAAGGCTATACAACAACTCCTACACGACGTGGACTGGTCGCCTGGGTTGGATGTTTTAGTTCTTGACCTGCCGCCTGGGACGGGTGATGTTCAATTGTCGATCACGCAGCAGATACCACTATCGGGGGCGGTTATCGTCACGACGCCGCACACGCTGGCTGTCAAGGACGctgtgaagggggtggagatgttTGAAAAGGTGAATGTACCTGTTCTGGGGTTGGTGCAGAATATGAGTTTGTTTACTTGTCCCTGTTGCAGCACAAAGACACCTGTGTTTGGGGGGACGGAGGGGGTGAACAAGATGTGTGAGGATTATGGTAtggagtttttgggggaTGTACCGCTCCATCCTAATATCGGGGAGGATGCGAGCAGAGGGAAGccgacggtggtggcggagcCGGAGTCGGAGAGGGCGGGGGTGTTTATGGATGTTGCGAGaaggttgggggagaagattgggttgggaggggggagtggggaCGAGGTGATGGGAGGAAAAGCGTGA